Proteins encoded together in one Miscanthus floridulus cultivar M001 chromosome 16, ASM1932011v1, whole genome shotgun sequence window:
- the LOC136514374 gene encoding uncharacterized protein, translating to MKAYCAIVRRLESKFDGLELNHVARKFNEAADELAKMASARTPVPPNVFARDLHKPSVDYTPATEEGPSAEPTTGPEAPSTTETSPAGPEAMAIDVEPPEADQGTDWRVPFLDRLVRGELPADRAEARRLARRAKTYVLCDGELYRRSPYSILQRCITTEAGQSLLCDLHAGVCGHHAAPRALVGNAFRQGFYWPTAVADATRLVRSCEGCQYYARQTHLPAQALQTIPITWPFAVWGLDIFTGRKFLTFCDDHHIRVAWSAVGHPRTNGQVERANGMILQGLKPRIFNRLQKFGKKWLAELPSVIWSLRNT from the exons tctcgagctcaaccacgttgcacgaaaattcaacgaggccgcggacgaactagcaaagatggcgtcggcacggaccccggttcccccgaacgtcttcgccagagacctccacaaaccatcCGTCGACTACACCCCAGCGACGGAAGAGGGCCCGTCAGCCGAGCCCAccacagggcccgaggccccctctaccaccgagacctcgcccgccgggcccgaggccatggcgattgacgtagagcctcccgaggccgaccaagggacggactggcgagtccctttcctcgatcgcctcgttcgaggagagcttcctgctgacagagccgaagcccggcggcttgcgcgacgcgccaagacttacgtcctctgcgacggcgagttgtataggcgtagcccatatagtattctccaacgatgcatcaccaccgaggctggccaatccttgcTTTGCGACTTGCatgcgggagtctgcgggcaccacgcggcgcctcgcgcgctcgtgggtaacgccttccgccaaggcttctattggccgacggcggtggcagacgccacgaggctagtacgctcctgcgagggatgccagtactacgctcgacagacgcacctcccggcccaagccctccaaaccatccccatcacatggccattcgccgtatgggggctggacat attcaccggtcgcaaattCCTAactttctgcgacgaccaccacatccgggtggcttggtcggccgtagggcacccaaggacgaatggccaagtagagcgtgccaacggcatgatcctacaaggccttaagccaagaatattcaatcggttgcagaagtttggcaagaaatggcttgccgaactcccgtcagtcatctggagcctaaggaatacc